Proteins encoded within one genomic window of Borreliella spielmanii:
- a CDS encoding BBA14 family lipoprotein: protein MLKLINYLLLTLLLCCTTIASLPDEPKPPIIQTLGSLAKYESQLSDYVMYLITFLSKTKLKVNDPNYPEYTYPDLSTLQDEHSITAIKYNIKMLLEYIKKTKPIAKKVYNQYSKLKM, encoded by the coding sequence ATGCTTAAACTGATTAACTATTTATTGCTTACTTTACTACTATGTTGCACCACCATTGCTAGCCTACCAGACGAGCCAAAACCACCAATTATTCAAACACTAGGATCTTTGGCTAAATATGAGTCACAACTATCAGATTATGTTATGTACCTTATAACATTTTTATCTAAAACAAAATTAAAAGTTAATGATCCAAATTATCCAGAATATACTTATCCTGATTTATCAACACTACAAGACGAACACTCAATAACTGCAATAAAATATAATATCAAAATGCTTTTAGAATACATTAAAAAAACAAAACCCATAGCAAAAAAGGTCTATAATCAGTATTCTAAGTTAAAAATGTAA
- a CDS encoding BlyB family putative holin accessory protein encodes MQNNTISLGLNLLSSLTNIAKTDTNIDHNYINTFSKVIDFFYKTYMSTLKSMETAESTKILEEIQDILKYNIQIIEAISSNKSKRIISSLKAKRNKIMKEYINILKRGENA; translated from the coding sequence ATGCAAAATAACACTATTAGCTTAGGGCTTAATTTACTATCCAGCTTAACTAACATAGCTAAAACTGATACTAACATAGATCATAATTACATTAATACTTTTAGCAAAGTAATAGATTTTTTCTACAAAACATATATGAGCACACTAAAATCTATGGAAACAGCCGAGTCAACAAAAATATTAGAAGAAATTCAAGACATATTAAAATACAATATCCAGATAATAGAGGCTATTTCTAGTAATAAAAGTAAAAGAATTATCTCCTCACTAAAAGCAAAACGCAATAAAATTATGAAGGAGTATATTAATATCCTTAAAAGGGGTGAAAATGCTTAA
- a CDS encoding BlyB family putative holin accessory protein: MKLSKDNLELGLTSLSNLIDIFSKFEDEFDEIAHKGFFLVYELYSHYALIYKANMERLESALTPTIAKTLAPINEKINQCIDLVNSDEKNLKISNKLKFNPEGKPIYKRETHNAK; encoded by the coding sequence ATGAAATTATCTAAAGATAATCTTGAGCTTGGACTTACGTCTTTATCAAACCTTATTGATATATTTTCTAAATTTGAAGATGAATTTGATGAAATTGCACATAAAGGATTCTTTTTGGTTTATGAGCTATATTCTCATTACGCATTAATCTATAAGGCCAATATGGAAAGACTTGAGAGTGCATTAACCCCAACAATAGCTAAAACACTAGCTCCAATAAATGAGAAAATCAATCAATGTATTGATCTAGTTAATTCCGATGAAAAAAATCTAAAAATATCTAACAAGCTGAAATTCAATCCAGAAGGAAAACCTATCTACAAGAGAGAAACACATAATGCAAAATAA
- the blyA gene encoding holin BlyA — MDTIKITELLINLNEIKLIAVMIFVTVLVLGVLILLKPLLKDILSIVIGKFFKNGNGNGNNHIKKRD, encoded by the coding sequence ATGGATACTATTAAAATAACAGAACTTCTTATCAATCTAAATGAAATAAAACTCATAGCCGTAATGATTTTTGTAACAGTACTAGTTCTCGGGGTACTTATTCTTTTAAAACCGTTATTAAAAGACATATTATCTATAGTCATAGGTAAGTTTTTTAAAAATGGGAATGGGAATGGGAATAATCATATTAAAAAACGGGATTAA